A single genomic interval of Streptomyces sp. 1222.5 harbors:
- a CDS encoding (2Fe-2S)-binding protein, giving the protein MRVNFTVNGRPQEADDVWEGESLLYVLRERLGLPGSKNACEQGECGSCTVRLDGVPVCSCLVAAGQVEGREVVTVEGLADFAKQRAESGCATGACGGTSLDEAKQWQAKGTDSQTGEGAELSPIQQAFIDAGAVQCGFCTPGLLVAADEMLESNPNPSDADIREALSGNLCRCTGYEKIMDAVRLAAARQSEGV; this is encoded by the coding sequence ATGCGCGTCAACTTCACCGTCAACGGACGCCCGCAGGAAGCCGACGACGTCTGGGAGGGCGAGTCCCTGCTGTACGTCCTGCGCGAGCGCCTCGGGCTGCCCGGCTCCAAGAACGCCTGCGAGCAGGGCGAGTGCGGCTCCTGCACCGTCCGCCTGGACGGCGTCCCGGTCTGCTCCTGCCTGGTCGCGGCCGGCCAGGTCGAGGGCCGCGAGGTGGTGACCGTCGAGGGACTCGCGGACTTCGCCAAGCAGCGCGCCGAGAGCGGCTGCGCGACCGGCGCCTGCGGCGGCACCTCGCTGGACGAGGCCAAGCAGTGGCAGGCCAAGGGCACCGACTCGCAGACCGGTGAGGGCGCCGAACTCTCCCCGATCCAGCAGGCGTTCATCGACGCCGGCGCCGTCCAGTGCGGCTTCTGCACCCCCGGTCTGCTCGTCGCCGCCGACGAGATGCTGGAGAGCAACCCGAACCCGAGCGACGCGGACATCCGCGAGGCGCTGTCGGGCAACCTGTGCCGTTGCACGGGCTACGAGAAGATCATGGACGCGGTCCGCCTGGCCGCCGCCCGCCAGTCCGAGGGGGTCTGA
- a CDS encoding NCS2 family permease, with protein sequence MTQQSVEPRTASEDAGDGSRIPAGRSWLDRYFHISGRGSTVAREVRGGITTFMAMAYILLLNPLILSGKDAAGDTLGQKALITATAFAAAFTTLLMGFVGKVPLALAAGLSVSGVLSSQVAPNMTWPQAMGMCVMYGVVIMLLVVTGLREMIMNAIPLALKHGITMGIGLFIALIGFYKSGFVHQGKATPVTLGPAGELAGWPVLLFAGTLLLIFMLQARNIPGAILIGIVSGTIVAAVLNGLGVIDPKQWANGAPELHGTAVSMPDFSLFGHVEFGGWEKVGAMTIGMIVFTLVLAGFFDAMATIIGVGTEAGLADDKGRMPGLSKALFIDGAGGAIGGVAGGSGQTVFIESATGVGEGARTGLASVVTGLFFAACLFFTPVTAIVPQEVASAALVVIGAMMLMNARHVDWADRATAVPVFLTVVLMPFTYTITSGVAAGVISYVAIKTGQGKAREIGAFMWGLAVIFLVYFALHPIEGWLGVH encoded by the coding sequence ATGACCCAGCAGTCAGTGGAGCCCAGGACCGCGTCCGAAGACGCCGGCGACGGCAGTCGCATCCCGGCCGGACGGTCCTGGCTCGACAGGTACTTCCACATATCCGGAAGAGGATCCACAGTCGCGCGTGAGGTGCGCGGCGGCATCACCACCTTCATGGCGATGGCGTACATCCTCCTGCTCAACCCCCTCATCCTGTCCGGCAAGGACGCGGCGGGGGACACGCTCGGCCAGAAGGCGCTGATCACCGCGACCGCGTTCGCGGCGGCCTTCACCACGCTGCTGATGGGCTTCGTCGGCAAGGTGCCGCTCGCGCTCGCGGCCGGCCTGTCCGTCTCCGGCGTGCTCTCCTCGCAGGTGGCCCCCAACATGACCTGGCCGCAGGCCATGGGCATGTGCGTGATGTACGGCGTGGTCATCATGCTGCTGGTCGTCACCGGCCTGCGCGAGATGATCATGAACGCGATCCCGCTGGCGCTCAAGCACGGCATCACCATGGGCATCGGCCTGTTCATCGCGCTCATCGGCTTCTACAAGTCCGGCTTCGTGCACCAGGGCAAGGCCACCCCGGTCACCCTCGGCCCCGCCGGTGAACTCGCCGGCTGGCCGGTGCTGCTCTTCGCCGGCACGCTGTTGCTGATCTTCATGCTCCAGGCCCGGAACATCCCCGGCGCCATCCTCATCGGCATCGTCTCCGGCACGATCGTCGCCGCCGTGCTCAACGGTCTCGGCGTCATCGACCCGAAGCAGTGGGCCAACGGCGCCCCCGAACTGCACGGCACCGCGGTCTCGATGCCCGACTTCTCGCTCTTCGGCCACGTGGAGTTCGGCGGCTGGGAGAAGGTCGGCGCGATGACGATCGGCATGATCGTCTTCACCCTCGTCCTGGCCGGCTTCTTCGACGCGATGGCCACCATCATCGGCGTCGGCACGGAGGCCGGGCTCGCCGACGACAAGGGCCGGATGCCCGGCCTGTCCAAGGCGCTGTTCATCGACGGCGCCGGCGGTGCGATCGGCGGTGTGGCGGGCGGCTCCGGCCAGACGGTGTTCATCGAGTCGGCGACCGGCGTCGGCGAGGGCGCCCGCACGGGCCTGGCCTCCGTCGTCACCGGCCTGTTCTTCGCGGCCTGTCTGTTCTTCACCCCCGTGACCGCGATCGTCCCCCAGGAGGTCGCCTCCGCGGCCCTGGTGGTCATCGGCGCCATGATGCTGATGAACGCCCGGCACGTGGACTGGGCCGACCGCGCGACCGCCGTCCCGGTCTTCCTGACGGTCGTCCTGATGCCGTTCACGTACACCATCACCTCCGGTGTCGCCGCGGGCGTCATCTCCTACGTCGCCATCAAGACCGGCCAGGGCAAGGCCCGCGAGATCGGCGCCTTCATGTGGGGGCTGGCCGTGATCTTCCTGGTCTACTTCGCCCTTCATCCGATCGAGGGCTGGCTCGGCGTGCACTAG
- a CDS encoding (2Fe-2S)-binding protein — MPAAASPFTAAFDRLAAAFPGLTVAEPDPAGPAPRGDGWVTAAGLAAGGAELDAFLAWDEDQVLRDYGTRARPDVVASFGLHRYAWPACLLITVPWFLRRRVPRLPVTHVSYDRTAGRMAIHGPVSFACLPDDPAAALPGAVVVPDEEALRAEVRAAVAEHLEPVLAAFGPRMRRRGRALWGMATDEVVEGLWYVARLFGQNEERRAVRELELLLPGATRPYVGSAAFRVLTGPDGEPLPTRDRASCCMFYTVRPEDTCATCPRSCDSDRIAKLAVSDAA, encoded by the coding sequence ATGCCCGCTGCGGCCTCGCCGTTCACCGCCGCCTTCGACCGTCTCGCCGCCGCCTTCCCCGGCCTGACCGTGGCGGAGCCGGACCCGGCCGGCCCGGCGCCCCGGGGGGACGGCTGGGTCACCGCTGCCGGGCTGGCGGCGGGCGGGGCGGAGCTGGACGCCTTCCTCGCCTGGGACGAGGACCAGGTGCTGCGGGACTACGGCACCCGGGCCCGCCCGGACGTCGTCGCGAGCTTCGGCCTGCACCGCTACGCCTGGCCGGCCTGCCTGCTGATCACCGTTCCCTGGTTCCTGCGGCGCCGGGTCCCCCGGCTGCCCGTGACGCATGTCTCGTACGACCGCACCGCCGGCCGCATGGCGATACACGGGCCCGTCTCCTTCGCCTGCCTGCCGGACGACCCCGCCGCCGCCCTGCCCGGCGCCGTCGTCGTACCGGACGAGGAGGCGCTGCGGGCCGAGGTGCGGGCGGCCGTGGCCGAGCACCTGGAGCCGGTGCTCGCCGCCTTCGGGCCGCGGATGCGGCGGCGCGGGCGGGCCCTGTGGGGCATGGCGACCGACGAGGTCGTGGAGGGGCTGTGGTACGTGGCCCGCCTGTTCGGACAGAACGAGGAGCGGCGGGCCGTGCGGGAGCTGGAGCTGCTGCTGCCGGGCGCGACCCGGCCGTATGTCGGCTCCGCCGCGTTCCGGGTGCTGACCGGCCCGGACGGCGAGCCGCTGCCGACCCGTGACCGGGCGAGCTGCTGCATGTTCTACACGGTGCGCCCGGAGGACACCTGCGCCACCTGCCCGCGCAGCTGCGACAGCGACCGGATCGCCAAGTTGGCCGTCTCTGACGCGGCTTGA
- a CDS encoding GntR family transcriptional regulator, with protein MKQGVQAPAGAGIPRSGVARVPAQQRAADALDGCRERDTALPGVRGEHTHAERPVPGQRPVVQRSSVRGQILDALRTALVAGELKPGEVYSAPVLGDRFGVSATPVREAMQQLALEGAVEVVPNRGFRVVERGARELAELAEVRALIEVPVMLRLARTVPAERWAELRPLAEETARAAASGCPATYAESDRAFHRALLALSGNGQLVRIAEDLHRRAQWPPVPLGRAGLLADAAEHTALLDALTVRDLDVVAALVNEHFAGAG; from the coding sequence GTGAAGCAGGGCGTGCAGGCCCCCGCCGGGGCGGGCATACCCCGGAGCGGCGTGGCCCGGGTGCCTGCGCAGCAGCGCGCGGCGGACGCCCTCGACGGCTGTCGGGAGCGGGACACCGCCCTGCCCGGCGTCCGGGGCGAGCACACCCACGCCGAGCGGCCGGTCCCCGGGCAGCGCCCCGTGGTCCAGCGGTCATCGGTGCGCGGGCAGATCCTGGACGCGCTGCGCACCGCACTGGTCGCGGGCGAGCTGAAGCCGGGCGAGGTCTACTCGGCGCCCGTGCTCGGGGACCGCTTCGGCGTCTCGGCCACCCCGGTCCGGGAGGCCATGCAGCAGCTCGCGCTGGAGGGTGCCGTCGAGGTCGTGCCCAACCGCGGCTTCCGGGTGGTCGAGCGCGGGGCGCGGGAGTTGGCCGAGCTGGCGGAGGTGCGGGCGCTCATCGAGGTGCCGGTGATGCTGCGGCTGGCCCGCACGGTGCCGGCCGAGCGGTGGGCCGAGCTGCGTCCCCTCGCCGAGGAGACGGCACGCGCGGCCGCCTCCGGCTGTCCGGCGACGTACGCGGAGTCCGACCGCGCCTTCCACCGGGCCCTGCTCGCCCTGTCCGGCAACGGGCAGCTGGTGCGGATCGCGGAGGACCTGCACCGGCGTGCGCAGTGGCCGCCGGTACCGCTCGGGCGGGCCGGGCTGCTGGCCGACGCGGCGGAGCACACGGCCCTGCTGGACGCGCTGACCGTGCGCGACCTGGACGTGGTGGCGGCGCTGGTGAACGAGCACTTCGCGGGCGCGGGCTGA
- a CDS encoding xanthine dehydrogenase family protein molybdopterin-binding subunit, with protein MPTNGAPTKITQGSQTKGGIGESTLRPDGTLKVTGEFAYSSDMWHEDMLWGQILRSTVAHAEIVSIDTSEALAMPGVYAVMTYDDLPTEVKNYGLEIQDTPVLAHGKVRHHGEPVAIVAADHPETARRAAAKIKVDYRELPVITDEASATAPDAILVHEGRDDHHSGHVPHPNIVHRQPIVRGDVARARERADVIVEGEYTFGMQDQAFLGPESGLAVPEEDGGVHLYIATQWLHSDLRQIAPVLGLPEDKVRMTLAGVGGAFGGREDLSMQIHACLLALRTGKPVKIVYNRFESFFGHVHRHPAKLYYEHGATKDGKLTHMKCRIVLDGGAYASASPAVVGNASSLSVGPYVVDDVDIEAIALYTNNPPCGAMRGFGAVQACFAYEAQMDKLATKLGMDPVKFRQLNAMEQGTLMPTGQPVDSPAPVAELLRRIKAMPLPPERQWESSEGADVRQLPGGLSNTTHGEGVVRGVGYAVGIKNVGFSEGFDDYSTAKVRMEVIGGEPVATVHTAMAEVGQGGVTVHAQIARTELGVAQVTIHPADTQVGSAGSTSASRQTYVTGGAVKNACELVRERVLEIGRRKFGSYHPAWATAELLLEGGKVVTDGGEVLGDLVDVLEGEVVELEEEWRHRPTEPFDLRTGQGNGHVQYSFAAHRAVVEVDTELGLVKVIELACAQDVGKALNPLSVIGQIQGGTTQGLGVAVMEEIIVDPKTAKVRNPSFTDYLIPTILDTPTIPVDVLELADDHAPYGLRGIGEAPTLSSTPAVLAAIRNATGLELNRTPVRPEHLTGTV; from the coding sequence ATGCCGACCAACGGCGCTCCTACGAAGATCACGCAGGGCTCGCAGACCAAGGGCGGCATCGGGGAGTCCACGCTCCGCCCGGACGGCACCCTCAAGGTCACCGGCGAGTTCGCGTACTCGTCCGACATGTGGCACGAGGACATGCTGTGGGGCCAGATCCTGCGCTCCACCGTCGCGCACGCCGAGATCGTGTCGATCGACACCTCAGAGGCCCTCGCCATGCCGGGCGTCTACGCCGTCATGACGTACGACGACCTGCCCACCGAGGTGAAGAACTACGGCCTGGAGATCCAGGACACCCCGGTCCTCGCGCACGGCAAGGTACGCCACCACGGCGAGCCGGTCGCGATCGTCGCCGCCGACCACCCGGAGACGGCCCGCCGCGCCGCCGCCAAGATCAAGGTGGACTACCGGGAACTGCCCGTCATCACCGACGAGGCCTCGGCGACCGCCCCGGACGCGATCCTCGTCCACGAGGGCCGCGACGACCACCACAGCGGGCACGTCCCGCACCCCAACATCGTGCACCGCCAGCCGATCGTCCGCGGCGACGTGGCGCGGGCCCGTGAGCGGGCCGACGTGATCGTCGAGGGTGAGTACACCTTCGGCATGCAGGACCAGGCCTTCCTCGGCCCCGAGTCCGGCCTGGCCGTGCCCGAGGAGGACGGCGGCGTCCACCTCTACATCGCCACCCAGTGGCTCCACTCCGACCTGCGCCAGATCGCGCCGGTCCTCGGCCTGCCCGAGGACAAGGTGCGCATGACGCTGGCCGGCGTCGGCGGCGCGTTCGGCGGCCGCGAGGACCTGTCGATGCAGATCCACGCCTGCCTGCTGGCGCTGCGCACCGGCAAGCCGGTGAAGATCGTCTACAACCGGTTCGAGTCCTTCTTCGGGCACGTCCACCGGCACCCGGCGAAGCTCTACTACGAGCACGGCGCCACCAAGGACGGCAAGCTCACGCACATGAAGTGCCGGATCGTCCTGGACGGCGGCGCCTACGCCTCCGCCTCCCCCGCGGTCGTCGGCAACGCCTCCTCCCTCTCCGTCGGCCCGTACGTCGTCGACGACGTCGACATCGAGGCCATCGCCCTCTACACCAACAACCCGCCCTGCGGCGCCATGCGCGGCTTCGGCGCGGTCCAGGCGTGCTTCGCCTACGAGGCGCAGATGGACAAGCTGGCGACGAAGCTGGGCATGGACCCGGTGAAGTTCCGCCAGCTGAACGCGATGGAGCAGGGGACGCTCATGCCGACCGGGCAGCCGGTCGACTCCCCGGCCCCGGTCGCCGAACTCCTGCGCCGCATCAAGGCGATGCCGCTGCCGCCCGAGCGCCAGTGGGAGTCCAGCGAGGGCGCCGACGTACGGCAGCTGCCCGGCGGACTGTCCAACACCACGCACGGCGAGGGCGTCGTCCGCGGGGTCGGCTACGCGGTCGGCATCAAGAACGTCGGCTTCTCCGAGGGCTTCGACGACTACTCCACCGCCAAGGTGCGCATGGAGGTCATCGGCGGCGAGCCCGTCGCCACCGTGCACACCGCGATGGCGGAGGTCGGCCAGGGCGGGGTCACCGTCCACGCGCAGATCGCCCGCACCGAACTCGGCGTCGCCCAGGTGACCATCCACCCCGCCGACACACAGGTGGGCTCGGCCGGCTCGACCTCGGCCTCCCGGCAGACCTACGTCACCGGCGGCGCCGTGAAGAACGCCTGCGAACTGGTCCGCGAGCGGGTCCTGGAGATCGGGCGCCGCAAGTTCGGCTCCTACCACCCCGCGTGGGCGACCGCCGAACTCCTGCTGGAGGGCGGCAAGGTGGTCACCGACGGCGGCGAGGTCCTCGGCGACCTGGTCGACGTCCTGGAGGGCGAGGTCGTGGAGCTGGAGGAGGAGTGGCGGCACCGGCCGACCGAGCCCTTCGACCTGCGCACCGGCCAGGGCAACGGTCACGTCCAGTACTCCTTCGCCGCGCACCGCGCGGTGGTCGAGGTCGACACCGAACTGGGCCTGGTCAAGGTCATCGAACTGGCCTGCGCCCAGGACGTCGGCAAGGCGCTCAACCCGCTCTCCGTCATCGGCCAGATCCAGGGCGGCACCACCCAGGGCCTGGGCGTGGCCGTGATGGAGGAGATCATCGTCGACCCGAAGACGGCGAAGGTCAGGAACCCCTCCTTCACGGACTACCTGATCCCGACCATCCTCGACACGCCGACCATCCCGGTCGACGTCCTCGAACTCGCCGACGACCACGCGCCCTACGGGCTGCGCGGCATCGGTGAAGCCCCGACTCTGTCGTCCACCCCGGCCGTCCTCGCGGCGATCCGGAACGCGACCGGGCTGGAACTCAACCGCACTCCGGTGCGGCCCGAGCACCTCACGGGGACCGTGTAA
- a CDS encoding xanthine dehydrogenase family protein subunit M, with product MDFLRPASWEEALAAKAEHPTAVPIAGGTDVMVEINFDHRRPEYLLDLNRIGDLSEWEVGEDSVRLGASVPYTRIMENLRAELPGLALASHTVASPQIRNRGGVGGNLGTASPAGDAHPALLAAGAQVEAESAARGTRLIPIDEFYTGVKRNALQPDELIRAVHIEKADGPQQYSKVGTRNAMVIAVCAFGLALHPGTRTVRTGIGSAAPTPVRAKAAEEFLNAALEEGGFWDNGKIITPSVAKQFAELCSGACNPIDDVRGTASYRRHAVGVMARRTLTWTWESYRGARRTTEGAA from the coding sequence ATGGACTTCCTTCGCCCCGCCAGCTGGGAGGAGGCGCTCGCCGCCAAGGCCGAGCACCCCACCGCTGTGCCGATTGCGGGTGGCACCGATGTGATGGTCGAGATCAACTTCGACCACCGCCGGCCCGAGTACCTCCTCGACCTCAACCGCATCGGCGACCTCTCCGAGTGGGAGGTGGGCGAGGACTCCGTACGGCTGGGTGCCTCCGTCCCGTACACCCGGATCATGGAGAACCTCCGTGCCGAGCTGCCGGGCCTGGCGCTCGCGTCGCACACGGTCGCCTCCCCGCAGATCCGCAACCGCGGCGGCGTCGGCGGCAACCTCGGCACGGCCTCGCCCGCCGGTGACGCCCACCCCGCCCTGCTGGCGGCCGGCGCGCAGGTCGAGGCGGAGTCGGCGGCCCGCGGCACCCGGCTCATCCCCATCGACGAGTTCTACACGGGCGTCAAGCGCAACGCGCTCCAGCCCGACGAGCTGATCCGCGCCGTGCACATCGAGAAGGCCGACGGCCCGCAGCAGTACTCGAAGGTCGGCACCCGCAACGCCATGGTCATCGCCGTGTGCGCGTTCGGCCTGGCCCTGCACCCCGGGACGCGCACCGTGCGCACCGGCATCGGCTCGGCCGCCCCCACCCCGGTGCGGGCCAAGGCCGCCGAGGAGTTCCTGAACGCGGCGCTCGAAGAGGGCGGCTTCTGGGACAACGGCAAGATCATCACCCCTTCGGTCGCCAAGCAGTTCGCGGAGCTGTGCTCCGGCGCCTGCAACCCGATCGACGACGTCCGGGGCACCGCGAGCTACCGCCGCCACGCGGTCGGCGTGATGGCCCGCCGGACGCTGACCTGGACCTGGGAGTCGTACCGCGGCGCCCGCCGCACCACCGAGGGAGCTGCGTAA
- a CDS encoding PucR family transcriptional regulator, producing the protein MRLRALLDTDALGLRLLGGEDELDRSVRGVMTTDLRDPSRYLSGGELVLTGLAWRRDADDSEPFVRILVQAGVAALAAGEAELGDVPEDLVLACARHRLPLFAVHESVAFASITEHVVRQVSGERAGDLAAVVDRHRRMMTSGPAGGGPDVVLDLLGTDLDLRAWVLSPTGRLIAGSKETGPALPVETCARLAAEHLAATRTGRRGPHRFLLDGVTYSLFPVRSSGRSPQAARDVRETVLSDWLLAVEADAGDWPEERLDLLQGVTQLIAVERDRRDAARTVRRRLAQEVLELVQTGAAPAEIAARLRVAAPVLLPGLGTAPHWQVVVARVEWEGQEAEGGPVAQSLLEEVLVDPLATGPEPSDRIAVAHTGDEAIALVPLPAVSAEHDGSETGLLADSLLQSVREPLTAGLNDDGRLTLGVSAAVHSAEGLRGALEEARHARRVAAARPGRVCAAGHQELASHVLLLPFVPDDVRRAFTARLLDPLKDYDRRHRAELIPTLEAFLDCDGSWTRCATRLHLHVNTLRYRVGRIEQLTGRDLSRLEDKLDFFLALRMS; encoded by the coding sequence ATGCGGCTGCGCGCACTGCTGGACACCGACGCGCTGGGCCTGCGGCTGCTCGGCGGCGAGGACGAGCTGGACCGGTCGGTCCGCGGGGTCATGACGACCGACCTGCGCGACCCGTCCCGCTACCTCTCCGGCGGTGAGCTGGTCCTCACGGGCCTGGCCTGGCGCCGGGACGCCGACGACTCCGAGCCGTTCGTCCGCATCCTGGTGCAGGCCGGGGTGGCGGCCCTCGCCGCCGGCGAGGCCGAGCTGGGCGATGTGCCGGAGGACCTGGTGCTGGCCTGCGCCCGGCACCGGCTGCCGCTGTTCGCGGTGCACGAGTCGGTGGCGTTCGCGTCGATCACCGAGCACGTCGTACGGCAGGTCTCCGGAGAGCGTGCCGGGGACCTGGCGGCGGTCGTGGACCGGCACCGGCGGATGATGACCTCGGGCCCGGCGGGCGGCGGCCCGGACGTCGTCCTGGACCTGCTCGGCACCGACCTGGACCTGCGCGCCTGGGTGCTCTCCCCCACCGGCCGCCTGATCGCCGGCTCCAAGGAGACGGGCCCGGCGCTGCCCGTCGAGACCTGCGCGCGGCTCGCCGCCGAGCACCTGGCCGCCACCCGCACCGGACGGCGCGGACCGCACCGCTTCCTGCTGGACGGGGTGACGTACTCGCTCTTCCCGGTCCGTTCCTCCGGCCGCTCCCCGCAGGCCGCCCGGGACGTCCGCGAGACGGTCCTGTCGGACTGGCTGCTGGCCGTCGAGGCCGACGCCGGCGACTGGCCCGAGGAGCGCCTGGACCTGCTCCAGGGCGTCACGCAGCTGATCGCCGTGGAGCGGGACCGCCGGGACGCGGCCCGCACGGTCCGGCGCCGGTTGGCCCAGGAGGTGCTGGAACTGGTCCAGACGGGCGCCGCTCCCGCCGAGATCGCGGCCCGGCTGCGGGTGGCCGCGCCGGTGCTGCTGCCCGGGCTCGGCACGGCCCCTCACTGGCAGGTCGTCGTGGCCCGCGTCGAGTGGGAGGGCCAGGAGGCCGAGGGCGGTCCGGTCGCCCAGTCGCTCCTGGAGGAAGTGCTGGTCGACCCGCTGGCGACCGGCCCGGAGCCCTCGGACCGCATCGCCGTGGCCCACACCGGCGACGAGGCCATCGCCCTGGTCCCGCTGCCCGCGGTCTCCGCCGAGCACGACGGCTCCGAGACGGGGCTGCTGGCCGACTCCCTGCTGCAGTCGGTGCGGGAACCGCTGACGGCGGGTCTGAACGACGACGGACGGCTCACCCTCGGCGTGAGCGCGGCCGTGCACTCCGCGGAGGGGCTGCGCGGCGCCCTGGAGGAGGCCCGGCACGCCCGCCGGGTCGCCGCGGCCCGTCCCGGCCGGGTCTGCGCGGCCGGCCACCAGGAACTGGCCTCGCACGTCCTGCTGCTGCCGTTCGTCCCCGACGACGTCCGCCGCGCCTTCACGGCACGCCTCCTGGACCCCCTGAAGGACTACGACCGCCGCCACCGGGCGGAGCTGATCCCGACCCTCGAGGCGTTCCTCGACTGCGACGGCTCCTGGACCCGCTGCGCCACCCGTCTGCACCTGCACGTCAACACGCTGCGCTACCGGGTGGGCCGTATCGAGCAGTTGACGGGACGGGACCTCTCGCGCCTGGAGGACAAGCTGGACTTCTTCCTGGCCCTGCGCATGAGCTGA